From a region of the Sinorhizobium chiapasense genome:
- the bioB gene encoding biotin synthase BioB produces the protein MNRTVANEQKSKRCVPSEAKKIYNLPFNDLLYQAQTVHRANFDPNVVQMSRLLSIKTGGCAEDCGYCSQSAHYPTGLKASKLMEVERVIAEAGKAKEGGATRYCMGAAWRSPKDRDMDAIVAMVRGVKQLGMETCMTLGMLSPAQSAALADAGLDYYNHNIDTSERFYSEIITTRTFADRLETLSNVREAGINVCAGGILGMGETADDRISMLVTLANLHSPPESVPINMLIPIPGSKLADAAPVDPIEFVRVIALARILMPQSHVRLSAGRTEMTDEMQALCFFAGANSIFVGDTLLTADNPGEDQDAGLFRRLGLKPMALEPNT, from the coding sequence CTGAACCGAACTGTCGCAAACGAACAAAAATCGAAGCGATGCGTCCCTTCAGAAGCCAAAAAAATCTATAATTTGCCATTCAACGATTTGCTGTACCAGGCACAGACGGTGCACCGGGCAAATTTCGACCCCAATGTGGTGCAGATGAGCCGGCTGCTTTCGATCAAGACAGGCGGCTGCGCCGAAGATTGCGGCTATTGCAGCCAGTCGGCTCATTATCCGACGGGGCTCAAGGCCTCGAAGCTAATGGAAGTCGAAAGAGTTATCGCCGAGGCGGGCAAGGCCAAGGAGGGGGGCGCGACACGCTATTGCATGGGTGCAGCCTGGCGCAGCCCGAAAGACCGCGACATGGACGCAATCGTCGCGATGGTTCGCGGCGTAAAGCAGCTCGGCATGGAGACGTGCATGACGCTCGGAATGTTGTCGCCGGCACAGAGCGCGGCGCTCGCCGACGCCGGTCTCGATTACTACAACCACAATATCGACACCTCGGAGCGCTTCTACAGCGAAATCATCACCACTCGTACTTTCGCCGACCGCCTCGAAACCCTTTCGAATGTGCGCGAGGCCGGCATCAACGTCTGTGCCGGCGGCATTCTGGGGATGGGCGAGACGGCCGATGACCGCATCTCCATGCTGGTCACTCTCGCCAATCTTCACTCCCCGCCCGAAAGCGTGCCGATCAACATGCTCATTCCGATTCCCGGCTCGAAACTGGCCGATGCGGCTCCGGTCGACCCCATCGAGTTCGTTCGCGTCATCGCGCTTGCGCGCATCCTGATGCCGCAATCCCATGTGCGACTGTCCGCCGGACGGACGGAAATGACCGACGAGATGCAGGCTCTTTGTTTCTTTGCCGGGGCCAATTCGATCTTTGTCGGCGACACGTTGCTGACCGCCGACAATCCCGGGGAAGACCAAGATGCCGGGCTCTTCCGCCGACTCGGCCTGAAGCCGATGGCACTGGAGCCGAACACATGA
- a CDS encoding transposase: MADESNTGQVSAVAETNAEAKPPTGKKQRSPRRQKTAAEPVRTAAKPAAKTRKYSEPEKSEKLKLIETQVAEGKGTLKDAIRSAGISEQTYYQWKKAAKSADEGDKKPLPAGDELADLVQLEEENQRLRKILAEKLRAENAELRKRLGLD; this comes from the coding sequence ATGGCTGACGAGAGTAATACAGGGCAGGTCTCTGCGGTTGCAGAGACGAATGCCGAAGCGAAACCACCAACGGGTAAGAAGCAGAGGTCGCCACGGCGTCAGAAGACCGCTGCCGAACCGGTTCGAACTGCCGCAAAGCCGGCCGCGAAGACCAGGAAATATAGCGAACCAGAAAAAAGCGAGAAGCTCAAGCTGATCGAAACGCAGGTCGCCGAAGGCAAAGGCACACTTAAGGACGCTATCAGGAGCGCCGGCATATCGGAGCAAACCTACTATCAGTGGAAAAAGGCTGCAAAGTCCGCTGATGAAGGAGACAAGAAGCCCCTTCCGGCTGGAGATGAATTGGCAGATCTCGTCCAGCTTGAAGAGGAGAATCAGAGGCTTCGCAAAATTCTGGCGGAAAAGTTGCGCGCGGAAAATGCCGAACTGCGCAAGAGGCTCGGCCTGGATTAG
- a CDS encoding GntR family transcriptional regulator: MIAANDDTIASRISRILADRIVTGQLAPGMKLKQDKFAEEFGASHVPVREAFRRLEAQGLVVSEPRRGVRVASFDLNEVREVAEMRAALEVLALRHAAPHLTPSILNEAEEATVAGDDSRDVRSWEDANRRFHRLILTPCGMPRLLAAIDDLHAASARFLFASWRSEWEVRTDHEHRAILAFLREGKTENASAILERHVQRIGQRPTKGPAGARRDIFAIAG, encoded by the coding sequence ATGATCGCAGCAAACGACGACACAATTGCCAGCCGCATCAGCCGCATCCTCGCCGATCGGATTGTCACTGGCCAGCTTGCCCCAGGCATGAAGCTGAAGCAGGACAAGTTCGCAGAGGAATTCGGCGCGAGCCATGTACCGGTGCGCGAGGCGTTTCGGCGGCTTGAAGCGCAAGGTTTGGTCGTTAGCGAGCCACGCCGCGGCGTCCGAGTGGCCTCCTTCGATCTCAATGAGGTCCGGGAGGTGGCGGAAATGCGGGCAGCACTGGAAGTGCTCGCGCTCAGGCATGCGGCGCCGCACTTGACGCCATCCATTCTCAACGAGGCAGAAGAAGCGACAGTCGCAGGCGACGATTCGCGCGATGTCCGATCCTGGGAGGATGCAAACAGGCGTTTCCACAGGCTCATTCTTACACCTTGCGGAATGCCGCGCCTGCTTGCTGCAATTGATGATCTACATGCCGCAAGCGCGCGCTTTCTGTTTGCGTCCTGGCGGTCCGAATGGGAAGTGCGGACCGACCACGAGCATCGTGCCATCCTTGCCTTTCTGCGCGAGGGAAAAACCGAAAACGCCTCGGCAATTCTGGAGCGTCACGTCCAACGGATTGGCCAGAGACCGACCAAAGGACCCGCCGGCGCGAGGCGCGATATCTTCGCAATCGCCGGCTGA
- a CDS encoding DUF6074 family protein: MSNLFNLCEGLAAIVATSSGDSPANDGDSMTVLQFPANRRMGDVKRCAEALHRLHGEQANRFWRSEMTDFAAALRRSGVVQEEISRQAGLFMHAVQMELQVAFAIEENNASA; encoded by the coding sequence ATGAGCAATCTGTTTAATCTTTGTGAAGGACTGGCGGCGATTGTAGCCACATCCTCAGGCGATTCGCCTGCCAATGATGGAGACAGCATGACGGTTCTGCAGTTCCCGGCTAATCGGCGCATGGGCGATGTCAAACGCTGCGCAGAAGCCCTCCATAGGCTCCATGGAGAGCAAGCAAACCGTTTCTGGCGGTCTGAGATGACCGACTTTGCCGCCGCGCTGAGAAGGTCGGGCGTTGTCCAGGAAGAGATATCGCGCCAAGCCGGCCTATTCATGCACGCGGTACAGATGGAGCTGCAAGTGGCGTTCGCCATCGAAGAGAACAACGCGTCCGCTTAA
- a CDS encoding MucR family transcriptional regulator, with the protein MSESRSGNEERKLELTSRIVAAYLSRNVVPVEGLPNLIEQTFSSLSSTSQPGTAEPDSAVGERRPAVPIKKSVTADFIICLEDGQKFKTLRRHLMAKYGLTPEEYRAKWSLPDDYPMIAPNYAQQRSALARATGLGKKR; encoded by the coding sequence TTGAGTGAATCACGTTCGGGCAACGAGGAACGGAAGCTTGAGCTGACGAGCCGAATCGTCGCCGCTTATCTGAGCCGCAATGTCGTTCCTGTTGAGGGCCTGCCTAATCTTATTGAGCAGACGTTTTCCTCATTAAGCAGCACATCTCAGCCAGGCACGGCCGAACCTGACTCTGCCGTTGGAGAACGTCGCCCCGCCGTTCCGATCAAGAAGTCGGTGACGGCCGATTTCATCATTTGCCTCGAGGATGGCCAAAAGTTCAAAACGCTGAGGCGGCACCTGATGGCAAAGTACGGGCTCACACCGGAGGAATATCGTGCAAAATGGAGTCTTCCGGATGACTACCCGATGATTGCTCCAAACTATGCTCAACAACGCTCGGCCCTCGCGCGCGCAACCGGTTTGGGCAAGAAACGGTAG